CTTTTAGAACCTGTGCCCTGTTGAAGGATGTACATGGAGACaaggaggtttttttttttgttctcacTTATTTCAGTGCAAGAGACCAAAGAAATGACTTAGattaggagttttttttttttttttttaaataaacactCAGTCCACAAGAAAAGTTGCTAGTGTGAAATGTAAGACTGCTTTTGAGTCACTTGCCATTTTGTTTTGTCACACTTCTACTACTCCACTTCCGTTGTGGGTGTGAAACTGGGAGCTCATTTAAAATGAAGGTCTCCTAATATCGACTTGGCTTTTACGAGTGAGATAATGTTGGgtagaattagtttattttgCTAACATTTTGTTATGGCTTAGGGTATCAGAAATGAGAATGTGGTTATACAAGAAATTATAGAATACGGAATGACTATATATGAGAAAAGATTGGTGTAACGCTCATTGaggaaaaaatgacaaaaaattgaTTAAGATGGTTTGGGCATGTACAAAGAAGGCCACAAGAGGCACCAGTTAGAAGAATATATTGCATGATTTTTAACCCGGGGAAAAGGAGAAGAGGGAGACCAAAAAGGACGTTGGAGGAGATCATCAAAGGAGATCTAAGGCTTAATAATATATCTGAAACTTTGGTTTTTTAACCGTGCCGAATGACGTTGTGTGATCCATGTAGTCGAACTCACctagttgtttttctttttttttcacctagtgggataaggctttattgttgttgttttattGTGGCTATAAATGATTCATAGAGTTAATTTTTGCCAAGGTTTTGTAATTGAAGATGCACAGCATTGTAAACGTGCTTTTTATCCTGAGCTTAAATGTAAATAGTAGACAGTGGTTCAATATCTGTGATTACTGTTGCTTTGAAAAGGAAGCTGAGTTATTTCATTTCTAGATACTTTTGTTACATTTAGTCTTCTTCCACATAAATTCTTGTAATATAAGTTGACTGCTTAATGAGGATGCTAATTATTGCTAATTCTTTCACATTTCTGTTGTAAGCTAACTTTATGCTTgctacattttttataatagtatAGAACAAGTTGTAAAtatccaaaattataaaaataagtgcTACAGTCAAATTTAGTCTTGTCCTATATAATTATCATACATTGCTGATACTGTTGAAAATTTACCTACTTCCTTGTGTACGAGTCTTTCCATCTTCCCTAGCAATttgactctagtttgtttttctGTGATGATCAGAATTTCAACTGCAGTCAAGGGAGAGCCTACCTTTTCAGCAAAGTGTAAGTTGTTTGAAATGCTTTTCTGTTCCTTCCTTGAATTTTCAGGTTATTATTATAGTTTCACATCAATCTTCAATATTTGTTCAGTACTTTGTTAAGGATGATTTTGGTGGTCCTCTCCACCTTCAGGGTCCTTCCCCCACCCTCTCAGGTTATTCCTCTATTGGTTTGGGGAATTGGATTGAAGCACTATGTTATTATTAATGATGTCAAAAGAATTATGATTTTCTTCTGACTcgcacaattaattaattagcacCTTTTTTTCACCTATCAACACCTTACCTTGAACCTTTTTTACTAACTATTTCCTGCGTCCTTGCTTGTTAACTTTTGGCCTATAATAGGGTGAACGTAATACTTGGGCCTCAGGTGGAGAGAATGATGATATCTGGACTGCACACTGTTGAAGACATATTTTGTTGCAACTGTGGAAACCTTCTTGGATGGAAATATGTGAGTTTTATCTTTGCACCTCTTGCCATACTTTATACAGGGGGTTTTTCTGCAACATCATTAATATATGGTTGGGTGAGTCTTGAAAGTTAAAACTAGCAATGAAGTTGATTAAATATGTGAGCACATCAGAAATTTGAAATCCAATACTTTTATATGTCTTTAACCCCATGAGTACAATGAATCTTATCCATAAAACCATATTAAACACTTAAAAATTTACCCTATTTCAAGTTTCCAACAATTTTATTGCTAATAAAAGAACAAACAGATGAGGAATTTCTATTTTCCGAATCTATTTTGTATATAATCCATTTATGATCTACCATGAAAAAAGTAAGCTTCATTTAGAAGGATtatctattaattattaaagcACCCATGATAACATCATGCACATACATGCAAACACTTGTTAATTAAGTCTTTCTTTGTTCGTGCATCAAGAATTTGTTGTTCTTAAGATCACATATATCAGAATAACGTTTTTTTGAGCTCAAAGCAGTTTGAAGTAATAATAACAAGTTTGGATTCATTCAGGTTCTGGCACatgaaaagaatgaaatatACAAAGAAGGGAAGTTTGTGCTTGAGAGGTATAGTGTTAAATGTTAAAACatggttttgaatttgatcataTTCATGTCAAGCTAAGTAAAATTTAATCACTGTTGATGCATGTAACAGGTGGACGATAGTTGACAATGAAGAGGAGGAATTGAATTCTGATGCACAAGCTGGCTCTCAAACTGGCTCTCAAGCTGGCTCAAGTGACACAGAAAACGCCTAGCAAGTGGCTTCTTTTTCATGAATTTGAAGTATTGTAGCTagcaattaatatattatagtattattattatacctTTAGTATTGTAGGTTGCAAATATATTATACCTTTAGTATTCCTCAAGATACAATTTCACATAGAAACTTCTTAGAGCAACTTAAGCTTAGCTCATTTGCAGCATATATAAGTCTTAAATATTGTCATAGCGCACCGAATCTTGCAATATATTTATGGAGGGCATATAATTCATCTTATTTATGAGTCGAAGATCTCCACTTTGCTTGATCTCAATAATTCAGATATATGTGGAGTTACTGCTCTAGAAATAAGTTTGCAATTACAATTTTTCTGTGAAGTGTCACTTCTATCGCTCTTATATTAAAATTCATCACATTTGATGTTCTCTCTCTACATACAAGGACAGGATCAAATTACATTGGCACAACTTAATTATCACGTTGTCAATAACTTTCAATAGTTGGACTGATACCTTGTTCATATATACCAAACCTACAAACTTTTATGTTAATCAAAATTAGTTAATACCTTGTTGATTTGCACaaaaattgatgtaattgatatttttgaaatatacaaaaataggaatattttaattactttttattgtttaattttcacaAATGACTCAAAcagtcaaaataaaatatagttatgTCCAATTTGTATGAATTTCTTTATAAACACATTAAATTATGCGCACTTTTCCTAGATTAAacatttaattctatttttattttttttcatttttaagcatcaattcttaattttaatttaatctaaattttatatcttcataccttggtttatttttatttattcattttctttaaatttaaaaaatatccgCACAACATACGgaaaagtgactagtttctaTTATGAGACTACACATACATACTTACGCGTATATTGAGACTTTTTCTTACTTAGTTTCTGTGTAGTCTCCACGAGGGGGGAAATGTAAACACGATAATGAACAAAATTTTCTGATTTACAATTTTCAGGAGTTCTCAGTATTTGTTGTAGTAAACTCTCAAATTACACTGCCATTCATATTAGTAGGGCGATTCTAcagtaaaaaagaataaaaaccaCTTGATGGCAGTAAACAGAGGAATACTAAGACTCATAAGGTGTCAGAATGATGAGATGTCATCATGAAAGTAAAATAGGCCCATTCTCAGCTGCTGTTGAGGTTTTGCCATAATTGTTATGATGCCTTGCCATCTGAATGTCACGTGAAAAATGGGTCCTTGCCTTTGCATATGGGGCTGCTCTTGCTGCAAGAGAAAACACCAAAACAGACAAACTTTCTTTCAATATGATTTCTTAATGTTCATTGCCTCACAAGGTCATCTGTGGGAGTTACAAACCAATTAGTCTCACTAAAATGTATATTGTTACGCATCATACAATGTATTGTTATGATGGAAGTGAAAGTGGAACGAACAAAGTTTTGTTAGCATAATTGTAATCCACAAATTATGAATATCCTTTACCCGCAATTTGCTGAGCTCGGAGGATATTCTGCCGCCTTTTCCACCAACAAAATGAACAggtaataagaagaagaaatgtaaAAGAAGCCCCTAATCCAATGCCAACTTTACCACCACCAGAAAGATGAGGTCCACATGTAGGTAATCCAGGTATACCACACAGACCTGCATTGTCAGTAAAACTGCAAGCATCCACAAGTTAAACTTAGAAATAATTATTACTTAGCAAGAACAAAGTGAACAAACATTTACATGTGGAATATCTTGTCGTTGCAATTACGTATTCTATAATTTGTCTAGAGTTTAATATTTGATTACATACTTGAAGCTAGCTCTGTAGAGTAGTCTTCCTCCTACAGTTGCTGGGACCCTTCCAGATAGGAGGTTGCTGTTAAGATTCCTGCATGAAGACATTGTGATACTCATTTGTTGCCTTCATATGTGTTTTATGGGTTAGTTAAACACTGGAGAATCTTACAGTCTTTGTAATGATGTCAACTGTCCAAGGCTTTCTGGAATTGATCCACTAAATAAGTTGTAGGATAGATCACTGCATAATTACATGGCACTCAGAAATGACAATAACATGATAGCCAAAGCCAAGACAACTCAAGGAACATGTTTCCCACCTTTCATAATCATAAAACAATGGAAACAATatcacaagaaaaagaaaaagaggaagagatACTTAACAGCACTTGCAGGCTAGTTATTGTACCAAGTGAGGATGGAATTGCTCCATGGATGTTGTTCCTACTCAAGTTTCTGCAAATTCATAAGCTAATAAGCAAAAGGAATAACAATCTGACACCTTAATTGTTTTCTACAAGTCTGTCATACAACCTATAAATCACTATAACTATCACATCCTAACATATACTTACCTAACCCaagattaatataataataattgctCAATAACTTTCTAATACAGAATTATAACTGCCTAATTCAGACCTTGGCCTATCAAGTTCAGACATGCACTCAATTATTTGTCACTAGATATTTGAATAAGGCCTTCATAAGTAGGTTTTATGATCCCCAATACATCAAGCATAATGCATACATGATACATCCATGCATTGACACAAATATTTATGCATACATGTTTTTCCAAAATACTTAAAAACCTTTCTGGAACTCACAGGATTTGTAGATTAAGTA
The nucleotide sequence above comes from Glycine soja cultivar W05 chromosome 11, ASM419377v2, whole genome shotgun sequence. Encoded proteins:
- the LOC114373957 gene encoding protein yippee-like At5g53940, with protein sequence MGRVFVLELDGRSYGCKFCNTPLALADHILSRNFNCSQGRAYLFSKVVNVILGPQVERMMISGLHTVEDIFCCNCGNLLGWKYVLAHEKNEIYKEGKFVLERWTIVDNEEEELNSDAQAGSQTGSQAGSSDTENA